ACGCCGCTGCTCCAGTCCGGCCTGTGGAGGGTGACCCCGCAAACGCCCGGCGGGAGCCCGCGCTCCCTTCTCGGGTGCGCCGGGCTCCCGCCGGTGCGTGGAAATCGGGTTCTCTGCCGAGCCGGCGCGCGCTACTGCTTGTCCGCCGCCGTCACCTTCTGGCCGCCCGACTGCGTGGCGAGCAGCTTCTCCGTCTCCGTGAGCCAGCCCTCGAAGAGCTTCATCGCGTCCTCGATGTACTTGGGCGACGTCATGTCGACGCCGGCGTCCGCCAGCAGCTCGACCGGGTACTTGCTGCTGCCGCTCCTGAGGAACTTCAGGTACTTGTCGGTCGCGCCCGGCTCGTTGGCCATGATCCGTGCGACGATGTTCGACGCGGCGCAGTAGCTGGTCGCGTACTTGTACACGTAGAAGTTGCGGTAGAAGTGCGGGATGCGGATCCAGTAGTCGTTCACGAGCTCGTCGTGCGTGTAGTCCGGCCCGTAGTACTTCTTCATGATCTCGCCGTAGGCCGCGCCCATCGAGTCCGCCGTCAGCGGAATGCCCTGCTCGGCCATCTCGTGGATCTTCTGCTCGAACTCGCTGAACATGGTCTGGCGGAAGACGGTGCCGCGGAAGCCCTCGAGCAACTCGCCGAGCAGGTACAGCTTGATCTGCGGGTCCTCGATCTGCTTGAGGATGTAGTTCTCCAGCAGGATCTCGTTGGTCGTCGAGGCCACCTCGGCGCAGAAGATGTCGTAGTCGGCGTAGACGTACGGCTGGCTGCCGCGCGACAGGTTCGAGTGCATCGAGTGGCCCATCTCGTGGCACAGCGTGGAGAGATCCTCATAGCCGCCGTAGAAGTTCAGCAGGATGTACGGCTGGGTGAGGAACGTCCCGCTCGAATACGCGCCGCTCTGCTTGCCCTTGGTCGGGTACACGTCGATCCAGCGCGAATCGACGCCCTTCTTCACCTGGGCGCAGTACGCGTCGCCCAGCGGCGCGAGGGCCTTGAACATCGTGTCCACGGCCTGCTCGTAGGTGTACTCCATCTTCGCCTCGGCCGTGAGGCGCGCGTACAGGTCGTAATCGTGCGTGCCGTCGGCCAGCTTCAGCGCGTTGCGGCGCAGCGTCGTGTAGCGGTGCAGCAGCGGCAGGTTCTTGTTGACGGCCTGAATGAGGTTGTTGTAGACACCCACGGGGATGTTGCCGCCATCCAGCGCATCGGCCAGGCAGCTCTCGTAGCCGCGCGCCCGCATGTTGAAGATGTGGCCCTGGACCTCGCCGTTCAGCAGGGCGGCCGCGGTGTTGCGCACGCTCTTGTACGTGCCGGTGATGCCCTCGTAGGCGTCCTTGCGCACCCGGCGATCGGGCGAGTCCATGAAGATGTAGAACGCCGAGTCGCTCAGCTCCACCAGGTTGCCGTCCGCATCCTTGATCGTCGGGAACTTCAGGTCGGCGTTGGCCAGCAGGTTGTAGGCGGTACCCGGCGCGGAGAAGACCTGGCCGGCCAGCGCGATCAGCCGCTCCTGCTCCGCCGGCAGAATGTGCTTCTTCTGGCGGAAAAGGTTCTCCAGCGCGTGCCGATACAGGTTGAGGTCCGGGTTGGCCTGCATCCACTTGTCCAGCGTTTCCCACGGGATGGCGGTCAACTCGGGCTCAACCCAGGCGGTCGCCTCACCGAATTTCACGGCCAGGCCGCGCAGCCGGTCCTGCAGGGCCTGGTACTTGTTGTCGCGCGTGTCCTCGTCGCCGCGCAGAAAGGCGTACACCATGGTCTTCTCGGCGCGCGGCGAGACATCGTCCCGGAACTTGAAGAACTTCAGCAGCGTATCGGCACTCTCGCCCAGCTTGCCCTGGTACGCCGCCAGCTTGGGGATCTC
This DNA window, taken from Phycisphaerae bacterium, encodes the following:
- the pepF gene encoding oligoendopeptidase F gives rise to the protein MKLRCTWLRWATSGLFVAILILAPVSTTMAEEKKVPERKEIDKKYLWATENIYPDDDAWEADFKALEAEIPKLAAYQGKLGESADTLLKFFKFRDDVSPRAEKTMVYAFLRGDEDTRDNKYQALQDRLRGLAVKFGEATAWVEPELTAIPWETLDKWMQANPDLNLYRHALENLFRQKKHILPAEQERLIALAGQVFSAPGTAYNLLANADLKFPTIKDADGNLVELSDSAFYIFMDSPDRRVRKDAYEGITGTYKSVRNTAAALLNGEVQGHIFNMRARGYESCLADALDGGNIPVGVYNNLIQAVNKNLPLLHRYTTLRRNALKLADGTHDYDLYARLTAEAKMEYTYEQAVDTMFKALAPLGDAYCAQVKKGVDSRWIDVYPTKGKQSGAYSSGTFLTQPYILLNFYGGYEDLSTLCHEMGHSMHSNLSRGSQPYVYADYDIFCAEVASTTNEILLENYILKQIEDPQIKLYLLGELLEGFRGTVFRQTMFSEFEQKIHEMAEQGIPLTADSMGAAYGEIMKKYYGPDYTHDELVNDYWIRIPHFYRNFYVYKYATSYCAASNIVARIMANEPGATDKYLKFLRSGSSKYPVELLADAGVDMTSPKYIEDAMKLFEGWLTETEKLLATQSGGQKVTAADKQ